A genomic window from Nicotiana sylvestris chromosome 11, ASM39365v2, whole genome shotgun sequence includes:
- the LOC104231983 gene encoding pre-mRNA cleavage factor Im 25 kDa subunit 2, which yields MVTSAIVNTYPLSSYTFGTKEPKMEKDTSVADRLARMKLNYTKEGMRTSVDGILLVQEHNHPHILLLQIGNTFCKLPGGRLKPGENEIEGLKRKLSSKLAANSPGLQPDWQIGECVATWWRPNFETIMYPYCPPHISKPKECKKLFIVHLSEREYFAVPKNLKLLAVPLFELYDNVQRYGPVISTIPQQLSRFQFNMIQP from the exons ATGGTGACGTCAGCTATAGTGAACACATACCCGCTCTCTAGCTATACCTTTGGCACAAAAGAGCCTAAAATGGAGAAGGACACTTCCGTTGCCGATCGCCTTGCTCGCATGAAACTCAA CTACACGAAGGAGGGGATGAGGACAAGTGTTGATGGAATTCTCTTG GTACAAGAACATAATCATCCTCATATTCTTCTCCTGCAAATCGGGAACACATTTTGCAAACTTCCAGGTGGACGTCTAAAGCCTGGAGAAAATG AAATCGAGGGTTTGAAAAGGAAACTCTCCAGTAAACTCGCAGCTAATTCTCCTGGCCTTCAGCCAGATTGGCAG ATAGGTGAGTGTGTGGCCACCTGGTGGAGGCCGAACTTTGAAACCATAATGTATCCGTACTGCCCTCCACACATATCAAAACCAAAG GAGTGTAAGAAGCTCTTCATTGTTCACCTTTCTGAAAGAGAGTACTTTGCGGTCCCCAAAAACCTAAAACTTCTTGCTGTGCCATTGTTTGAACTTTACGACAATGTTCAG AGATATGGACCCGTGATATCCACAATCCCTCAACAGCTTTCCAGATTCCAGTTCAACATGATCCAGCCATAG
- the LOC138881436 gene encoding uncharacterized protein — protein MAKNQNIRPTGALPSDIEPNPKAQVNAVTLKNGRELKESPEKKYIARPEEELVPKAVEENKEKNLEIMTRPPPPFPQKLQKQKDNAMYKKFLDILSQVRVNLPLVEILQEVPKYVRSLVMPEGIIEDVLVRVGKLILPTDFIVLDYKADEEVPIILGRPFLATGGALIDVRERKLKMRVGDEEITFNVYKALKLPKHYEDLCMITAVELNGI, from the exons ATGGCTAAAAATCAGAATATTAGACCCACTGGAGCTCTCCCGAGTGATATTGAGCCTAATCCTAAGGCTCAAGTCAATGCGGTTACCTTGAAAAATGGAAGAGAATTAAAAGAAAGTCCAGAAAAAAAGTATATAGCTAGACCTGAAGAAGAATTAGTTCCTAAGGCCGTTGAGGAGAATAAGGAAAAAAATCTAGAAATTATGACAAGGCCACCACCTCCGTTTCCACAAAAACTGCAAAAGCAAAAAGATAATGCTATGTACAAGAAATTCTTAGATATTTTGAGCCAAGTGCGTGTAAATTTGCCTTTGGTGGAAATTTTGCAGGAAGTGCCTAAGTATGTAAG ATCACTAGTTATGCCAGAAGGAATTATTGAGGATGTgttagttcgagtgggaaagttAATTCTTCCTACTGATTTTATTGTTCTTGATTACAAGGCAGATGAGGAAGTACCTATTATTCTAGGGCGACCATTCTTAGCTACTGGTGGAGCGCTTATTGATGTTAGGGAAAGGAAGTTGAAGATGAGAGTTGGCGATGAGGAAATCACTTTTAATGTGTACAAGGCACTTAAGCTCCCTAAGCATTATGAGGATTTGTGCATGATTACTGCGGTAGAACTTAACGGGATATAG